The following coding sequences lie in one Lolium perenne isolate Kyuss_39 chromosome 2, Kyuss_2.0, whole genome shotgun sequence genomic window:
- the LOC127337065 gene encoding polyamine oxidase 3, translating to MANNSSNGENVSKKSHTPSAIVIGGGFAGIAAANALRNASFEVVLLESRDRIGGRVHTDYSFGFPVDLGASWLHGVCEENPLAPIISRLGLPLYRTSGDDSVLFDHDLESYALYDTNGSQVPQEFVEEIGKIFEAILEETGKLREEMKEDISIAKAIAIVLEKNPHLRQEGIAHDVLQWYLCRMEGWFATDADAISLQCWDQEVLLPGGHGLMVRGYRPVINTLAKGLDIRLGHRAVKIVRHWNRVEVTVSSGKTFVADAAVIAVPLGVLKANTIKFEPRLPEWKEEAIRELSVGVENKIVLHFSEVFWPNVEFLGVVSSTTYGCSYFLNLHKATGHPVLVYMPAGRLACDIEKMSDEAAAQFAFSQLKKILPNAAEPLNYLVSHWGSDENTLGSYTFDGVGKPRDLYEKLRIPVDNLFFAGEATSVQYTGTVHGAFSTGEMAAEECRMRVLEKFRELDMLEMCHPMAEQTATVSVPLLISRL from the exons ATGGCCAACAACA GCTCAAATGGTGAAAATGTTAGTAAAAAATCACACACACCATCTGCTATTGTTATTGGTGGTGGGTTTGCAGGCATTGCTGCTGCCAATGCGCTCAGAAATGCATCATTTGAG GTGGTTCTTCTTGAATCCCGTGATCGGATAGGTGGTCGAGTTCACACTGACTACTCTTTTGGGTTTCCTGTTGATCTGGGGGCATCTTG GCTTCATGGTGTTTGTGAAGAAAATCCCCTGGCACCAATCATTTCAAGGCTTGGACTTCCACTGTACCGCACAAGTGGAGATGACTCTGTGCTATTTGACCATGATCTCGAGAG TTATGCCCTTTATGACACTAACGGCTCTCAAGTTCCACAAGAGTTTGTAGAAGAAATAGGGAAAATATTTGAGGCTATTTTGGAAGAG ACTGGCAAATTAAGGGAAGAAATGAAGGAAGATATTTCTATAGCTAAGGCCATTGCAATTGTGCTGGAGAAAAATCCACACTTGAG GCAAGAAGGGATTGCGCATGACGTTCTTCAGTGGTATTTGTGCCGCATGGAGGGTTGGTTTGCCACTGATGCGGATGCAATCTCGCTCCAGTGCTGGGACCAG GAGGTGCTGCTTCCTGGCGGCCATGGTCTCATGGTTCGTGGATATCGTCCGGTTATAAATACTCTGGCAAAAGGACTAGATATACGCCTTGGTCACAG GGCGGTCAAAATTGTTCGCCACTGGAATAGGGTGGAGGTAACTGTAAGCAGTGGTAAAACATTTGTTGCGGATGCTGCAGTCATTGCTGTTCCCTTGGGTGTTCTTAAAGCCAACACCATTAAATTTGAGCCGAGGCTCCCAGAGTGGAAGGAGGAAGCAATCAGAGAACTGTCAGTTGGAGTTGAGAACAAAATAGTTCTCCACTTCAGTGAGGTTTTCTGGCCTAATGTGGAGTTCCTTGGAGTAGTTTCATCCACTACATATGGATGCAGCTATTTCCTCAACCTTCACAAGGCGACGGGCCATCCTGTTCTTGTTTACATGCCTGCAGGCCGGCTTGCCTGTGACATTGAAAAGATGTCAGATGAGGCTGCTGCCCAGTTTGCCTTCTCCCAGTTAAAGAAAATCCTACCTAATGCAGCTGAGCCG CTTAATTACCTGGTCTCACACTGGGGCTCAGACGAGAACACGCTTGGTTCCTACACCTTTGATGGTGTGGGCAAGCCCCGTGACCTGTACGAGAAACTCCGCATCCCCGTCGACAACTTATTCTTTGCAGGGGAGGCCACGAGCGTCCAGTACACTGGCACGGTGCACGGAGCCTTCTCTACTGGCGAGATGGCTGCCGAAGAGTGCCGGATGAGGGTTCTGGAGAAGTTCCGGGAGCTGGACATGCTGGAGATGTGCCACCCGATGGCTGAGCAAACGGCCACGGTCTCCGTCCCGCTGCTCATCTCCCGGCTGTAA
- the LOC127337059 gene encoding transcription factor GTE7, giving the protein MASAVLADRRGPHHLWAENRAALTTPSPNSARHALPRADTSKAPPPPALATPEDGYLTFRSTGLSNCNAIALRQRLSGELGQVRALLSRIVTWQRELDRQQQNQNLPAPAPPAKLREAMRRRCAQILAKLQKDKRSVWFNSPVEVEALGLHDYHAVIKHPMDLGTVRATLAAKKHPSHHAFAADVRLTFSNALRYNPVEHGVHTFAGDLLASFGDMYRAAVAWFEDERKRIAPVKVELPPAQANPRAAKVRMPKAREPNKREMSLEEMNMLKVGLESLPEEKMHNVMQIVQKRSAGNPELLGDAIELDIDEMDIETQWELDRFVTNFNRALNKSRRSAMINGDSAEINHAAGSEAVPAFVDNADVVEGENSEKTTVMAEQVDEYVDIEDEMPTATYKSVEIEKGSEVVSVSGGSGSGSSSSSGSGPGCSGESASEAGNARSLV; this is encoded by the exons ATGGCCTCCGCCGTCCTCGCCGACCGGCGCGGACCGCACCACCTCTGGGCCGAGAATCGCGCCGCGCTAACCACGCCCAGCCCTAACTCCGCCCGCCATGCCCTCCCGCGCGCCGACACCTcgaaggcgccgccgccgcctgcactGGCCACTCCGGAAGACGGCTACCTGACGTTCCGTTCGACGGGGTTGTCCAACTGCAACGCAATTGCGCTCCGGCAGCGCCTCAGCGGCGAGCTGGGCCAGGTCCGCGCCCTCCTCTCCCGCATCGTCACGTGGCAGCGCGAACTGGACCGGCAGCAGCAGAACCAGAACCTCCCCGCGCCCGCGCCTCCGGCGAAGCTCCGGGAGGCGATGCGGAGGCGGTGCGCGCAGATCCTGGCGAAGCTGCAGAAGGACAAGCGGAGCGTCTGGTTCAACTCGCCCGTGgaagtggaggccctgggcctgcaCGACTACCACGCCGTCATCAAGCACCCCATGGACCTCGGCACCGTCAGGGCCACCCTCGCCGCAAAGAAGCACCCCTCGCACCACGCCTTCGCCGCCGACGTCCGTCTCACCTTCTCCAACGCGCTGCGGTACAACCCGGTCGAACACGGCGTCCACACCTTCGCCGGCGACCTCCTCGCCTCGTTCGGGGACATGTACCGGGCAGCCGTCGCTTGGTTCGAGGACGAACGCAAGCGCATTGCGCCGGTGAAGGTGGAGCTGCCGCCAGCGCAGGCGAATCCGAGGGCGGCGAAGGTGCGGATGCCCAAGGCCAGGGAGCCGAACAAGAGGGAGATGAGCTTGGAGGAGATGAACATGCTTAAGGTGGGGCTGGAGAGCTTGCCTGAAGAGAAGATGCATAACGTGATGCAGATTGTGCAGAAGAGGAGTGCCGGCAATCCAGAGCTGCTCGGGGATGCGATTGAGCTGGATATCGACGAAATGGACATCGAGACGCAGTGGGAGCTTGATCGATTCGTCACCAACTTTAACAGGGCGCTCAACAAGAGCCGACGATCTGCAATGATAAATGGGGACAGTGCTGAGATCAACCATGCTGCTGGGTCTGAAGCTGTGCCTGCATTTGTTGACAATGCTGATGTTGTG GAGGGTGAGAATTCTGAGAAGACGACTGTAATGGCTGAGCAAGTGGATGAGTATGTAGATATTGAGGATGAGATGCCAACCGCGACTTACAAATCAGTGGAGATCGAGAAGGGATCTGAGGTCGTGAGTGTCTCTGGTGGGTCGGGCAGCGGCTCCTCATCATCCAGTG GATCGGGGCCAGGGTGCTCAGGGGAAAGCGCCTCGGAAGCTGGCAATGCTCGTTCTCTGGTGTAG